TTACAAAGATATTTCTGTTCAAATTACatggtaacattttttattagatcTGGATCTAACTTATGGAAAGGAATTTTAGCCAACGGAAAAAGTGGTCTGTTTAATCCTGCACATACGGTTGCCTATATTGGTACTAATTTACCAACGTCAAATAAACCAGATATATTTTCTCGTTCTGATAATAAATATGGTTCAACACGTCGAAAATTACGCACAGAAATGATTAGTTCGCCTCAAGGAGACCTAAAACATACGGGTCATGTTGGTTTAGATGGTGCATACTTCGGTGATATTAGTTTTCTTGGTGGGAGTAGTTCGGTATGTTTTTCTTCGAGTTTTGAATTTAGGATTAACACTCGAATcgattatttatactaagtcagCTCTATTTGTAGAAAAATTCTTAAGTGATTAGTTTTGAGTATAAACTATCAAGCCTAACGAATGAGAAtcgtaaataaatgaaataaaatttcaaatttgccCCAATTATTGGATCAagtctgtattttaaatacgtatttccACTATGACGAATTAATTAGCAAAAAGTAACATTTACGAATGATAACTACATTCtagttaaaatttgattttccagCTTATAAAGCTAAATAAATACTTTGTTGACATTTTTGAAGTTTCCTACAAATCcttaaatacagtcaaacctggataagcgagagttcaagggagcacaatctcaatctcgcttatagaggtttctcactaacccgaatTTCTCggtaatgcaggtacatgggtagcgcttctctcttatagagttacgcagcaataacaagtcacagcaagtacgaatgtaataaatatgtaatatgatatattataatatgcacGACtatcgcttatagaggtataatagataagtagcagtcacACTTACGGAGGCCCGTGAgagaaaaacgactctctcttacagaggtttctgtttctcgctaatagaggttttgggagcttataatgacgggtcctggctattactctcacttatagagttttctcacttatacAGGTTTGACTGTAATTGGGTAAGTTTTCTTGACTGGTAACAGTTTATTGACAGGCTGTATATCCACACAATTGcccaatgaaatttaaaaaaaagtttattaaaatgtattaaatggCTTTTTAGTTCAGATAGATACAATCTccctagattataaaatttatattcttcaTTCTAACGTTCCAATCAAGTGATGATTGAAATATTCACTTAAGgagaaaatttgattgaaatttcttatttaaattttaaagaccTTTTCAACGAAATTTGGTGGAGTACgcgaatataaaattttcatctcatcaattttattgataaaaagaaaaaattgtttctactTAGAACATATCTTGAACAGAATCCTGAGTTTGAACGTGTTCAACACGCTCAAGACGCTCTTAGTCCGTTTTTGCAATACAAAAATCTGTTTGATAAATTAGAAATTCCAAAAATACATGTTGATTATGTTAATagatttttgagtatttttaaaaattaataaattaggtAATTTCGCATATTATGATGCAGGGACAGgctattttaatcttatttctTGTATGAAtatagattataatattttcttaaaaaattttttaaaggatgAAAAACATAGCACAATACCTCAGTATAATCACTTACCTCGACAAATTGTAACCCCGTATAGACCTCATGAAGATTTAGATCAGACACCATTATTAAGTTCATCAGCAAATTCGAATACATTTATCACTCCAAATACACCACCGCCATCGTCACATGTCACATCATCAACGACGACAGTATcatcacattcaaatttacaTGCTAGTGATCATATTGTTGTGTCGTCTCGTCAATTACAACATTTAAGTGGGCCACCTGGTACCGAaactaatttattaacaaataatcatTTACCATCACGGAACCCATGGAGTAAACATGAAGTGAATAATGATCCACAAGCTGATCATGAATATCATGAAATAAGTGATGAGGAAAATTTGGTTAATGAAAGTCCACGATTTGaggtaagtttaaaaaactttttaaaatacagcaaaatttgttttgaatttttattttttgaaattaaatattatgatatctTCATAGGTCGTTTCATTCtacaaaatttctaattttatattctacattaaaaatacaaagaatttaaagaaaccaataatttttttacctttaagaaaaaaagtttaatagttATTggataaaccgttagagatacagcaaagttttaaatttcaaaattgttctCCATAAAAGTAtcaacaatttgtttttgaaacacgTTTTTAGAAAACCCAACAAATTTGGTACAAATCCAAAACGTTGTATACAGTTTTTGACGCCTGTAACTCTGAAAGATGGCTATTTTTGAACTTATGCTTATGCTTTATGTGAAAGAAAGACTTTTGCGGCATACCCTACCATATTCTTGAGCTGttgttatttattcaaaaatatcatgtacACTTGGTTTTCTAGTTATGTAGTTTCttaaaattatcgatattttttcgaaaaatatcggCCTGTAGCTTCGAACTTATTGCATAgattagttaattttataattattttcaaatattgatttctCGTTTGATTAGCGttaatttcaacaaatatttttttgcagaaATCATTTGATTTCGGGCCATCATTACTTGATGAAATGGAATCAATGTTTCGTAATTTAAATTCACCAGTATTATCAACCCCGAATTCACCGTTAGATCACGATGGTGTTAATAAATGTAACGAATTACGAGAATTAACCTCACGTTTAGGAAATACAAATATTAGTGGTAATCATAGTCATCATTCGTCAACTCGGAATAAAAAACAAGCCACTGTTAAACCGATCTCAGCACATGaccaaaaaatattagattcaGCCATTGAATTAGCTACTGAAATGACTGCAAGGTTTGTGTAATTAGATTTACGTAAtcgtaaaattgtataaaagctTACTTTACATTTTTGGTTTAGATCAATGAATGATTTAGATGGAGAAACATTATCAGCTACACCTGTATCACCTAATAAACGAAAATTTAGTTTTCGTTTTCCGCCAACAGGCGGAGGAAGTACAGAAGTGGATGGGTCAAAAGCAGAACGAAGAAATTTTTCTGAAGAAGCCCAATCGATACCTGATTTACAGGTAAATTTTGTATGTACATTAAATGTTTAGCATTAAGTGGTCGTCTACTGCACATCCATACGTAATGGGTGTAACTAGTCAAATATATCTTTAGTTAAGGGTGTGATGCGTTCACTTTCAAAGTGCGTAGCAAATCAATTTACTCTAAGCTTAACATGtacagtttctttttttatatcaatgagtgtttaattgaaaatatgctTTGCTTTTGCAAAAATTTCTCTGAATTAAAGCTTTTTAAcggaatatttaacaaaaaagatagaatttttgacaaattataaaattgttaatttagagaaaatattgaaacacaaaagtgttttaaatttcatacaaaaaatttaaacaaattttatttttaatattaaacgtTTCAAATTGAAATGAGTATATTATATTGAACGGTGATATTTGTAGTTTGATTATCCAAACTTCATATTAGGTTTTATAAAAGAAcatggtattttttatttagatttttcattacacaaaaaaaccaaaataaaaacagcCTTATCTAATATCATATTTGGATATAATTTTGAAGATGTCATGTAAAAttggtatataaattatattttcaatttctagtCAATTTTTAGTGGCATACGCCTAGGGCAAACATATCGGTTGTAGTTTAGTTTTTGATCTTTAAGTATGCAACGTTGTAGTTAAAGTAGTTTTTAAAGATGACGAGTGTGAGCCATGTCatgtaaaaagtataattttcgcAAACCTCTTTAATAGTATTATTGTGCGGAcgtaaagcttaaaatttagttttcatttcaatattctATACTTCAACTCAAAATGTaccttcaattaaaaataattaaatagattGAACCATGATTTATGATGGTAATAGTGTTGACAAATAGTTGCTTATCCGATTAATATTGGCTTAAGACAAACCAATTGATGGCCCGTGAGATTTTTTGGACGTGTGCGTCACTTTAGCCTGACCTACAAGATAGTACTCAATAAAAATaccatgttttataaaaaaatctcaGTTTTAGGGTAacgtcaaaattttaataaaattaatttactatttttcaaAAGGACGGATGTACAGTCCGGTTAGAAATTCTATCGAATAACTTTGAATgtagaaatataaatatcaaattggttattggtttatattttgcatttaattaatattattcattggtttattactaacaaaaattattttcttttaattaaattgtactaataaaaaaaattattctcccATTAACTCCTTAAACCATTTTCATATTCCTAtttctaacatttttaatatgttttttattattattttttttgctaatttgaatattataccatacaataaaaaaaaaacttttgcacGCTTACTTGCTTTTCTAtgtgatttttgtttaaacttaaaatagcAACGTTTAAGATCATCCTTAACATCATTAGTTGAAACACCAGTATCATTTCGATTACCATTATGGGATCGTGCGTCTGCAgaattatgttttgaaaaatcacgtgaacttttaacaaaaccttttttatcaacagaaagtaataataaaaatccgtTTGAACAATCATCAAATGATAGTGGAACATTAAAACGTAGTAACTCagataagaaatcaaattatcataatagcgttaataataatattaataaaagctttGAAAGGTctgatagttttaaaaaacgcGGTGCTGGTGATAAGTTACCGGTTGCACCACATAATTCGTATCGTGATATTAATTTAGCTACAAATAACTCATCTGatttaaattcatcaaaaacatcaaatttagaacaaaaattattaaatttaatatcagaTGAAAGTAATCCACAAAATAGTAACTATGATACAAATCCATTTCGAAATGGCTGTTATCGTGATCGTACACTAACTAAAGAAAAGCCATCACGATttgatacaattaaaaataatactgatGCTCGTTTCGATCCGATCAAAAATAATTCTGAAACAGTTGCACAATCACCTAGTTGGTATACACAATCTAATAGTCGATGTTATGATTTATTCGAACAATGGGACAATGTACCGCAATATTTTGAACAATCTGAAGAAAATGATAAACATGAATTTGAAGAATTTACCCATCCATTTCCAGTTGATCCATCGGATTTGTATCAACGAGAAATGGCAAATAGTTTAGCTTTATATCATCGCGTTAATCGAGATCTTCAACAATATCACCATGAAATGAATCCTTTTACGAGAACTGAATTAGATTATGGTCGGCCTAGAGCATTATCTTTATCCGAATCAAATCATTCACAATCGGCTGTGATACGAAAAACTGGTAAAACAGTTCGTGAACGTAATTTACGTAGACAAAGCTATAATCCCCAAGCATATGTTTCAAGTTCATCCGATAGTGATTACACTAGTGCTGGATCTGTAACACATTCTGATATGGAGCTACGGTCACGCGGTGGGGGAGTTAATAATCGTAGACGACGAACAACGTTATCGCGTTTATCAACAAGTAATAGTAGTATACGATCCGATTTACTACCACAATCGTCCGTTAATCGACAATTATCTGAATTATATCCGATGGATGCTTCATTTTTACATCCAAAGACTAAAaatcattcattaaaaaatattatgtcaaGTAATAGCGCGGTTGTAAAGCGCAAAAACTCAACACATAAAAATGTTGATCTTGCGTTAAAAAATGTACAGAAAAATTTAGCAACTGCTGATAATATGCAATTTTTAAGGcctgatattaattttaaatcaataccCAGAAAATCTCCACCACCTAGTAGTAGTGTTTTATCAGGATTATCACCTACAACGGCTGCTAGATGGCAACATATTTCTGATACGTCATCAGAATCGagcttataaatatatttttcattatattactgGCGTACATGACTTCCAATTAATCAACATTATTTTGATGGATCTGTCCAAGTGTTTTATGTACTTGTACTGAACACGAATGTTTGGGTAGAATTTCGGGCTATTTTCCATATAGGTTCCGCTAATACGGACATTAGGTTAAGAGAGctagaaaatcacaaaattacaTTGTGACTGATTCTAATTTACATACTTTGACTTGAGCTTCTAAACTTCACCAGcagaatattttcttaataaaaagttattcaaacaaaaatttggtttttcaatttttatttcgaaaactaacaGTTCGGTGAAAAAcgcacaaatattttatttaaaatctaccagaaaatgcaaaaatagttTTAGTAATGGAGAAAACCGACTTTTGagttttttgtaagattttcaTTAAAGGAGTTAAAAACGGAATTTGAAACGAATTTCTACCCAAAGAATTCGTATTCAGGGAGTCAAAATGTATTGACtgagtttgaaaaatttatcaaaataatgtctGCCATTAGCTGTATAAATATTACGGTGGATATTTCTATAGTTTAGTCtcttcaaaaattacttttttcataatCTTAAACGactaatacttaaaaaatatcaaaccaCCAAAAAGATAAAGAGATATGACttaattttaagcaatttttataaatttttgtatatttcataatttttatttcaaaaaacaattttacctTCTGGTATGTGTGTTGACATGTTCACACAAAATTGAGAGTAATAACTAAAGTTCGTGCAAAATGGAAGttcgaaatttatttgtaaaaaaaattttaataataaaagaaatccTAATTATacttaacaattaaaataaaaacattattggcTGAAagtttaaatactttaattgaaaattgtatcCGCCCATTTTATAATATCGTAgataaattttatcacaatGACTGATTGTAAATCGCATGAAATGCTTTTACGTTTTTTGTAGGTATTATATTTCCGGTGTAAATAtatctaaacaaattttaaggaTACATTCAGATTTAATCTTAAATTCGGTTAGCGTTGCACTTCTGCTTCGCTCGGTGTAAATCgtacatttgacatttttcatatttatttttgaaattattattacaaattccACAAGggcaaaaaatatacaatcatTGAATTATTAACATGCAGTGGTGCAGCCTGACTGATTTAGTTCTCTTATGTCATCAGGAATCACTTATTTGTGATGAGGTTTTACCAcattttacaatgaaaattatttttgacataGTAGCCAACACTGTTAGGGTAAGTTTAAATGCGAGGTTAACAGTGGTGATACTCACGCGAAAATCTTTGGCCCATTATATGCGCTATATTAAAAAACCCATTAAACTAtcttaaaataatgttatataaagataaaacaatgttttattaaatgtcaTAAAAGCTTTATTTATCACAAGCTTATGTTGAGGGACGCCACACTTGCCTCATGGGAAATGGCTTTCAGCCAAACTTTCTTACATTATAGAATATAGATTCTGGTCGGCCTCGGCGAGTAGGTCAAATGTTTCGAAGCTCACAAGAGTTGAGAAACTCTGGTTTTGAGGCGTATATGGGCATTCTGTAGATATAGTGGAGTTTAAAGACAATACCTTATACAAAAGTGtgcgaaattaaaaattaaccccTTCCCCCCAGTTTTATGACTAAAatctcttaaaattaaattcttaaatccaactttttattttcacatactCAATTATGTAGGTTATTGTTGATTAAgtctttaacaagtgaaattcacaaaatttaaaaaaaccccgacgaTTGCAGTTTTTCCTTGCTGCTCTCTCCAAACTactgattttcttgaaacatagctaagaacaatcgactaaattacctttcaaatgaaaaaaaatcaaaatcggttcacagGCAGGCAAGCGCGCATAGCAgtgaaacttataacatccctcttTTTGCGTCGAGgcctaaaaatagaaaacaagtATTTATGAGACTTTTTCTTCTAAGCCATATATTATGCTAGATTTaacctattaatttttattgagtatttttgaaatttgaacgCCCCTATCtccaaaaaactgaattttaagAACTTAAAAAATCTGAGTTTTTAGGatttaaaaaatctgaattttcagtaaaaaagagattttttaaatcgaaatccATTTCCCATATGGAAAGTGAAGAGTTTTGCAATGTTTActtaatttgcttttatttattgaataaattagcATATGTTTTcggtttatattttacaaatgaaatttagatttttccgcttacaaaaaatgaaattttgtgaacGCAGCGATAACAATGCaatattaagaattattatCCATCTATATGATATCATAATGGAATTCGAAAATATCCTAGaaatatcttataattttaaattcaaagtttCTTCTTGATGACTGatcataagtaaaataaaatattgataagcagataaatgtacattttttaaattacatataatatcgCCTGAGGCGTTTAAACTGCTAGGGCATGATTTTGTATAAGGATaatattgaattgatttttatcttcaattaaaagaaatcataactctttatttgtattatatgtaatttaaaaaaagtattttatatatgtttctttgaatataaataatgtaaggGCTCTCTTCGCGTATAATGTaaagtttgaatttaaaattataagttattttttgctttatatAAACCTCTTCGTTCAATTTGAGTCAAGATTACTCTGAACGTCACCAATATCAACAATtacgaattaaaaaatgaaatgaaatagataaatgattaacaaatttgtcatttttccaaaaacatcGGTGAATGACGAatctgaaattttgtaaatttttaaataatccacTTGGATTTGGAGAATGGAAGTATTAAGGGGGACCATCTTAAATAAAGGtcaaagtaaaaaagttttcaggTGAAAGCATTAAATAACAGTTTTAGAATACATTCAGATGTATTAAAAAGCTATACTCTATCTATCCTCCATACGCATGGCTTTGACtcagaaaaaatataatctattaGAATTTGCTGATTCGAAACCGAGTTCAAGAGCACGTGGTATAGAATCGGATGAAGTTCGAATTATGTCCAAAGTTCTTAGAACAGAGGTTAGAATAATCCACATGAATATGGAGAATGGAGTTATAAAGGATGACCATCTGAAATAGAGGtcaaagtaaaaaagttttcagcTGAAAGCATTAAATAACAGTTCTAGAATACATTCAGATGTATTAAAAAGCTATACTCTATCTATTCTCCATACGCATGGCATTGATTCAGAAAAAGTATAATGGTTATTTGTCTGTGTAAACGTGCATGATAATTCTCAaactataaacaataattaaatatatgtgGCTCATGAGATGTAGTCAATTGGACTAgaggttttaaataaaagattagtttatttaaatttattctacgCAAAAATATCCTTACTTGTTTTCATATATATTCACGGAATATCTCTTATATTGTCTAATTAGAAACttagatatttgaaaataattaaaacttattattattattttaaacaatgctTTTTGAACATTGAAACAACAATTAATTGATtcgatattaaatttataagatgATCATAAATGCctaaaaaatatcttgaaaattcattttagtttaGTAGTTTCTTAGATGAGATTTTTTAGctctttacatataaaataacaaatttttcttaaaattttgctaaatgatttagaaaaagagatatgatttttaatgagtttttattgtttatatatttaatgattttaatttttttcaatttaaaacaacatgattttgaaaaaatagcaTGGTATAACGGGTTGTTTGACATTCCTTACTATTTAACTCATAATTTAACTATAGAATAATGTAGTAGTAATATAAAGCTTTAGTGCTGATTATTAGTACttttaaactatattaaatttgtattgtgtttcttcattatttatttattataaaaatttacaatcaattaaatcaacaaatgcacattttaaaaataacttattttatttatttcaacataaaaatacCTTACAATGCTAGTTTACAATAGTTTTAGTATGATCATATCCTTGCAGATGATTTTAAGACTTTTAAGGCTACTATAACCGTTTTTATCTAATATGACGTGCGCTTTTAGTGAGAACGCTTCTCCAGACAGGTAACACACACATCTAGAGGGAGCTCGATCATTAGAAAAGCGCTTTGTATTGAATAATTATGGTCTACGATACATAAAAGCACAATTAGCAAAAGAAACCATACCATATGACTGCCAGAGAAGACCACGCacatttaacattaaatttggcttttggttaaaatttcttgaaattataaaattagatgGATATTGTTATTCTGATCAAATGTTGTAATGGGCGGTAACCTCTAAAATCATTGTTTCGGAATTACAACTTTTAGAGGCTGAAAATGGGTTTTAAGTTTTCACATAATATgagagttttttattaaaatatttttttaggttaCCAAGAGCATCccgaaaagttatcagagcatttaaaattgaaacttcTCTACTAATTACTGCCTCCCCATTCGTTATGAACTCTTCGGATTCCTAAACTATATTATGATTAAGACCTATAAGCATAGTTTCAATAACGTCACAtataagttttcgaaaaaactaaaattttactcAATTTCTCCACTAACCTTAAAAACCAATGTCCACTTACCAAAGCCTTAGATTTTGATCTTATTCTTAAATTTCATTGTAAATAGGATTTGaagaaattctttaaataaaaatatatctctgttcatatgaaaaaatacacaaaactaaatttttgggCCTTTAAAGCTTGTGGTTCCGTCCTCTAAACAACTTTTCATCAGAATTATACagtatttttaaatctataatttcaaggaattttatttatgaaagtaTAAGAATTTTGCTCtttaattaaatcttaaaattattttaaaatagaacatttctgaaaaatttacttGTAATAGAATAAAGTAATATTAATCAGGCTTTTTGTCTATAAATCCCTGCAACTggaatataaaactttttaattttaatttttttttttaaattatgtttttatattattttttttatttttattttttcctttccTTAAATTTATCATCTTACACGtactatttcattttattccaCTGAATTTCATTAACCCTATTTCCCCACACTTATCCAACAAAAATTACAGTCAACACTTACCGAAGAAGCACAACTAGCCTACGAGAGTCTAGTGGAAACACCAACACCCATTCCAGATACTGTAATGACATCACCACATTTCATGCGACACTCTACAATGGATAATCCTTTAAGAATGTTACGTTCGGGTAATTTACCATTAATTAAACCTCGAATTCGTACAGTCGCAACTTTACCACCTCCAGCATCgactaaattaataaataatcgtgtgaaaaaaatcgaaaaattaaaacaaattgaaacaCAACAACAAGATTGTATTGACGGCCTTGAAATCGATGTTGATGATGATGTTTTTGTTGAGAACAAGGAAGTTGTTTATAATCCGAAACAGCAACAGTGTTCTTCAATATCGGATGAATCAAATTGTGGTGATCATTTTCGTgatgataatataaaagaaatgcCACCTAGCTACAGTGAATTTCAACACCAAAGAGATGAACATAATCCAATACCGTTACCACCGCGAGATCGTACTAAACCGAAACCAGCAGTGAAACCACGTCATACACGTAAACACCCATTGATAATACCGGCTTCAAGTATCCAACGTACACTAAATAAAGTGAACGTTGTTACACCAGAGGATAGTAAACAATTGGACTTTTCTGAGAATCCCATAAAAATTATACCGGATGGTAAGATTTCAGTTGAACAACCATCATATATAAATCATAATCCATTTAAAGTGGAAAATGTCGAAGATCGTGAATTCGATACACACTCCATACATTTTGAAACACAAATTGAGTCTGCGTTAgatgatgatattattttatcaacatCACCAactgaaaatgattttcatcatgTTGATAATACATTTTCCATTGATACAATTGATGGTAGTAGTAATTTTCAAACGAATTTTGACAAAcaagaaacaaaaatgtttgcaaataataaaattattgattatacaaCAAAGAGTAGAGATAAAAAAacagataaattaaataaattaacaaataatgttaATGAAAGTGGGGATTCATTAAGACATCGAAAAGATCATG
This genomic interval from Chrysoperla carnea chromosome 1, inChrCarn1.1, whole genome shotgun sequence contains the following:
- the LOC123304182 gene encoding activated Cdc42 kinase-like, with product MESISQKGPGLYEFLVEAELQHYYTSIKSDLKIQNTSQLKYVTDDDYYQLGMSKPEVRRLKKYFNKYYPQNYLSKFKKMLLPKKDDQGATCLMPSSVCDPSENSQHDRVNASGNGPRVPNKHIISAENIVVNKELGMGEFGVVQQGVWTNDGDRIQVAIKCLSRERMQNNPIEFLKEAAIMHSIDHEHVVRLYGVVLHTDSLMLVTELAPLRSLLECLKEPSLRASFPVLTLCDFALQICDGMQYLEAKRLIHRDLAARNILVFSKNKVKISDFGLSRALGQGKDYYQTNFNVHLKLPIAWCAPECISYLRFTSASDVWAYGVTLWEMFSYGFQPWAALTGHQILEAIDEPNYQRLDQPECCPKDYFTIMLRCWAHEPNKRPSFAELMSMLPECRPEQLQAIMNTPLEFTNQLPPDTNSPPNQPFFKREYLQYKIGDVITVLDKGSGSNLWKGILANGKSGLFNPAHTVAYIGTNLPTSNKPDIFSRSDNKYGSTRRKLRTEMISSPQGDLKHTGHVGLDGAYFGDISFLGGSSSDEKHSTIPQYNHLPRQIVTPYRPHEDLDQTPLLSSSANSNTFITPNTPPPSSHVTSSTTTVSSHSNLHASDHIVVSSRQLQHLSGPPGTETNLLTNNHLPSRNPWSKHEVNNDPQADHEYHEISDEENLVNESPRFEKSFDFGPSLLDEMESMFRNLNSPVLSTPNSPLDHDGVNKCNELRELTSRLGNTNISGNHSHHSSTRNKKQATVKPISAHDQKILDSAIELATEMTARSMNDLDGETLSATPVSPNKRKFSFRFPPTGGGSTEVDGSKAERRNFSEEAQSIPDLQSTLTEEAQLAYESLVETPTPIPDTVMTSPHFMRHSTMDNPLRMLRSGNLPLIKPRIRTVATLPPPASTKLINNRVKKIEKLKQIETQQQDCIDGLEIDVDDDVFVENKEVVYNPKQQQCSSISDESNCGDHFRDDNIKEMPPSYSEFQHQRDEHNPIPLPPRDRTKPKPAVKPRHTRKHPLIIPASSIQRTLNKVNVVTPEDSKQLDFSENPIKIIPDGKISVEQPSYINHNPFKVENVEDREFDTHSIHFETQIESALDDDIILSTSPTENDFHHVDNTFSIDTIDGSSNFQTNFDKQETKMFANNKIIDYTTKSRDKKTDKLNKLTNNVNESGDSLRHRKDHVSCEDLLEFADSKPSSRARGIESDEVRIMSKVLGTEVSTQQCLLALEHSNWDVHKAIKLAKLQTLLRITLSASNPFVDLSTCNGALEANQWDLSRAASWIVAAANQEGDITQV